In a genomic window of Paraburkholderia acidiphila:
- a CDS encoding carboxymuconolactone decarboxylase family protein, giving the protein MQPRLDFYQANPLAIKALLALEERIGKSTIEKPLIELVRLRASQINGCAYCVDMHTSDARKNGETDRRLATLVTWREVPFFTPRERAALEWVEAVTLVAQSHVPDAAWECVKPHFSDAEVVDLTLLICAINSWNRFAIAFRKTPA; this is encoded by the coding sequence ATGCAACCACGTCTGGACTTCTATCAGGCCAACCCGTTAGCCATCAAGGCGCTGCTCGCGCTGGAAGAGCGGATTGGAAAGAGTACGATCGAAAAGCCGCTGATCGAGCTCGTGCGCCTGCGCGCGTCACAGATCAACGGCTGCGCTTACTGTGTCGACATGCATACGAGCGACGCCCGCAAGAACGGCGAAACCGACCGCCGGCTGGCAACGCTGGTGACATGGAGAGAGGTGCCGTTTTTCACGCCGCGCGAGCGCGCCGCGCTGGAATGGGTCGAGGCGGTCACGCTCGTTGCGCAGAGTCATGTGCCGGACGCTGCATGGGAATGCGTCAAACCGCATTTCAGCGACGCCGAAGTGGTGGATCTCACCCTGCTGATTTGCGCGATCAATAGCTGGAACCGTTTCGCCATCGCATTCCGCAAAACGCCAGCCTGA
- a CDS encoding D-amino acid dehydrogenase translates to MRVLVLGSGVVGVTSAFYLARAGHEVTVIDREQGPALETSFANAGQISPGYAAPWAAPGVPLKAVKWMFQKHAPLAIRPDDADKQFQLQWMWQMLQNCTAERYAINKNRMVRLAQYSRDCLKALRAETGIQYEGRTGGTLQVFRTQQQLEGAAKDIAVLKEANVAYELLTASELSRVEPALAATSHKLTGGLRLPGDETGDCQLFTTRLAALAAQAGVTFRYNTAVDTLVVEDCKVAGVRHGTKLIHADAFVVAFGSYSTRFLSGLVKIPVYPLKGYSITAPIADEARAPVSTVLDETYKIAITRFDKRIRVGGMAEIVGFDRRLREARRETLEMCVNDLFPGGGDTSKATFWTGLRPMTPDGTPIVGRTAVPNLFLNTGHGTLGWTMSCGSAQLLADLISGKKPAIQYDDLNVFRYEKEAQVPADFALD, encoded by the coding sequence ATGCGAGTCCTGGTGCTGGGTAGCGGGGTCGTCGGTGTGACTAGCGCGTTCTATCTGGCGCGCGCCGGTCATGAAGTCACTGTGATTGACCGCGAGCAAGGTCCCGCGCTCGAGACGAGCTTCGCGAACGCCGGGCAAATTTCTCCAGGGTATGCCGCACCGTGGGCGGCACCCGGCGTGCCGCTCAAAGCCGTCAAGTGGATGTTCCAGAAGCACGCTCCGCTCGCCATTCGCCCGGATGACGCGGACAAGCAGTTCCAGCTTCAGTGGATGTGGCAGATGCTGCAGAACTGCACCGCCGAGCGCTACGCGATCAACAAGAACCGAATGGTGCGGCTCGCGCAATACAGCCGCGACTGCCTGAAGGCACTGCGCGCTGAAACGGGTATTCAGTACGAAGGACGAACGGGCGGCACGCTGCAGGTTTTCCGCACGCAGCAGCAGCTCGAAGGCGCAGCAAAGGACATCGCGGTCCTGAAAGAGGCGAACGTTGCCTACGAGCTGTTGACTGCGAGCGAACTCTCGCGGGTCGAGCCTGCGCTCGCGGCGACCTCGCATAAGCTGACCGGCGGTCTTCGCTTGCCCGGCGACGAGACAGGCGACTGCCAGCTATTCACAACCCGGCTTGCCGCGCTCGCCGCGCAGGCGGGTGTAACGTTCCGCTACAACACGGCAGTCGATACCCTCGTTGTCGAAGATTGCAAGGTCGCTGGCGTGCGCCATGGGACCAAACTCATTCATGCCGATGCGTTCGTTGTTGCGTTTGGCTCCTATTCGACGCGCTTCCTGTCGGGCCTCGTCAAGATTCCGGTCTACCCGCTCAAGGGGTATTCCATCACGGCGCCTATCGCGGACGAGGCCCGCGCGCCGGTCTCGACTGTCCTCGACGAGACCTACAAAATCGCCATCACGCGTTTCGACAAACGCATTCGTGTGGGCGGCATGGCCGAAATCGTCGGATTCGACAGGCGCCTGCGCGAAGCGCGGCGCGAGACGCTCGAAATGTGCGTGAACGATCTGTTCCCGGGCGGTGGCGACACATCGAAGGCGACCTTCTGGACCGGGCTGCGCCCGATGACGCCAGACGGCACGCCCATTGTCGGGCGCACCGCCGTGCCCAACCTTTTCCTGAACACCGGCCATGGCACGCTTGGCTGGACAATGTCCTGCGGTTCGGCGCAGCTGCTCGCCGATCTGATTTCAGGTAAAAAACCAGCCATTCAGTACGACGACTTGAACGTATTCCGCTATGAGAAGGAGGCACAAGTCCCGGCGGATTTCGCGCTGGACTAG
- a CDS encoding alkene reductase, giving the protein MSTLFSEVKVGPYTFSHRVVLAPLTRMRAENGAIPGPLMAQYYAQRASAGGFLISEATIAAPNGNGYLGAPGLYDDSQIAGWKRVTDAVHAKGAKIFLQLYHAGRQSNSELQPDGGRPVGPSEVPHRGVAYTDAGWVPNTPNRALEIHEIAGIVESFRAAAARGVAAGFDGVELHAANGYLFDQFLQDGSNKRTDVYGGSFENRARLLMETTRAVISVWGSDKVAVRLGPSGSWGDMSDSDPVGLFTYAAEELAKLNLAYLHLIEPRILGNVENESANPDPVAAQMIRKHYAGTIIAAGGFDGEKAEAILQAGDADLVAFGRHFIANPDLPKRLRRNLSLNPYDRPTFFGGTHIGYTDYPFYKLEAEAVA; this is encoded by the coding sequence ATGTCCACGCTCTTTTCTGAAGTCAAAGTTGGCCCTTACACGTTCTCGCATCGAGTGGTTCTTGCGCCGCTGACCCGCATGCGTGCAGAAAACGGTGCGATACCCGGCCCGCTCATGGCGCAGTATTACGCGCAGCGCGCTTCGGCCGGCGGGTTCCTGATCAGCGAGGCCACCATCGCTGCGCCGAACGGCAATGGATATCTTGGAGCGCCCGGTCTCTACGACGATAGTCAGATTGCTGGCTGGAAACGCGTGACCGATGCGGTCCATGCGAAGGGCGCGAAAATCTTCCTTCAGCTGTACCACGCCGGGCGTCAGTCGAATTCGGAGTTGCAACCCGACGGCGGGCGACCCGTTGGTCCCTCGGAAGTGCCTCACCGCGGCGTCGCCTACACGGATGCCGGCTGGGTCCCGAATACGCCGAATCGCGCATTGGAGATTCACGAAATTGCGGGTATTGTCGAAAGCTTTCGCGCTGCGGCAGCACGCGGCGTCGCGGCAGGCTTCGACGGCGTGGAGCTCCATGCCGCGAATGGCTATCTGTTCGACCAGTTCCTGCAGGACGGGAGTAACAAGCGGACGGACGTCTATGGCGGGTCGTTTGAAAATCGTGCCCGCCTGTTAATGGAAACCACCCGTGCCGTCATTTCAGTGTGGGGAAGCGACAAGGTTGCCGTGCGTCTCGGGCCGAGTGGGTCGTGGGGCGATATGTCGGATAGCGACCCTGTCGGCTTGTTCACGTATGCCGCGGAAGAACTCGCGAAGCTGAATCTCGCGTACCTGCACCTCATCGAGCCCCGCATTCTCGGCAATGTCGAAAACGAGAGCGCCAACCCGGATCCGGTCGCGGCTCAGATGATTCGCAAACACTATGCGGGCACCATCATCGCGGCCGGTGGCTTCGACGGTGAGAAGGCGGAAGCGATCCTGCAGGCCGGCGATGCCGATCTGGTGGCATTCGGTCGTCACTTCATTGCGAATCCCGACCTGCCAAAGCGCCTGCGCCGCAACCTTTCGCTCAACCCGTACGATCGCCCGACCTTCTTTGGCGGTACACATATCGGATATACGGACTACCCGTTCTATAAGCTCGAGGCGGAAGCAGTAGCCTGA
- a CDS encoding ribonuclease: protein MKRAWAFPCIVALSAILCGCGKESSRNATEASGASASQAPGQPAQGASGTPAASGAQVAGALGTITKTQLPAEATETLRLIKAGGPFPYADDGVLFRNSAALLSKHPRGYYHTYTVRTPGATDRGQRRIVCGGPRKQISDCYYTEDYYASFKRIAE, encoded by the coding sequence GTGAAGAGAGCGTGGGCTTTCCCCTGCATCGTTGCCTTGAGCGCGATCCTCTGCGGATGCGGCAAGGAAAGTTCGCGAAACGCCACCGAGGCATCGGGCGCGTCCGCAAGCCAGGCGCCGGGTCAGCCAGCGCAAGGCGCGAGTGGCACACCCGCGGCATCAGGCGCGCAAGTAGCGGGCGCGCTGGGCACCATCACCAAGACACAGTTGCCGGCGGAAGCAACCGAGACGCTACGGCTGATCAAAGCAGGCGGCCCCTTCCCGTATGCGGACGACGGGGTGTTGTTCCGCAACAGTGCCGCGTTGCTTTCGAAGCATCCGCGCGGCTACTACCATACATATACGGTGCGCACTCCTGGCGCGACGGATCGCGGACAGCGCCGGATCGTGTGTGGTGGTCCGCGCAAGCAGATTAGCGACTGCTACTACACCGAAGACTACTACGCCAGTTTCAAACGTATTGCGGAGTGA
- a CDS encoding cupin domain-containing protein, translating to MTADASTLEPITIGGLTVRYLIDGSATEGMGVFELTIAPGANVPPPHSHTHNEECIYALEGLIRYCVDGVVRDLAPGQWMHTPKGSVHAFSNPHQAIAKALVVLTPDLGARYFLDVQAVVNAGGPPDRQKLLAVMSAYGLVPGAPVPPAQQSVEENTPASQARPLT from the coding sequence ATGACCGCAGACGCATCCACTCTTGAGCCAATCACCATTGGCGGCCTGACGGTGCGCTATCTCATCGACGGATCCGCCACAGAGGGCATGGGCGTCTTCGAGTTGACAATCGCCCCGGGAGCGAACGTACCGCCACCACATAGCCACACCCACAATGAAGAATGCATATACGCCCTGGAGGGGCTCATCCGCTATTGCGTTGACGGTGTTGTGAGGGATCTGGCGCCGGGTCAGTGGATGCATACACCCAAGGGCTCCGTCCATGCGTTCAGCAACCCTCATCAGGCCATTGCCAAGGCACTCGTCGTCCTTACCCCTGATCTTGGTGCGCGATACTTTCTGGATGTACAGGCAGTGGTGAATGCCGGCGGCCCGCCTGACCGCCAGAAGTTGCTGGCAGTCATGTCCGCCTACGGGCTCGTTCCTGGCGCTCCGGTCCCACCCGCCCAACAATCGGTTGAAGAGAATACGCCTGCGTCGCAAGCACGCCCCTTGACCTGA
- a CDS encoding tautomerase family protein, whose translation MPITLTVSEGVLSTNAEAPTFAALTQALLSVAQLEGNTFMTPNVIGTLNVIPAARVFSAGKPAAAAFVELTLPQIALATPEAKQAFTEKATAILEQAAGGRLTRDHIWTNIVYAADGSWGIAGRAHSNADLVEAIQEAAIG comes from the coding sequence ATGCCGATTACGCTGACCGTTTCCGAAGGCGTGCTGTCCACGAACGCCGAAGCCCCTACCTTCGCCGCCTTGACGCAGGCGCTGTTGAGCGTCGCGCAGCTCGAAGGCAACACGTTCATGACACCCAATGTGATCGGGACACTGAACGTTATCCCGGCCGCGCGCGTGTTCTCGGCCGGCAAGCCTGCCGCCGCGGCGTTCGTCGAACTCACGCTGCCGCAAATCGCGCTTGCGACGCCCGAGGCCAAACAGGCGTTCACCGAAAAAGCGACCGCGATCCTCGAACAGGCTGCCGGTGGCCGCCTTACGCGGGATCACATCTGGACCAACATCGTCTATGCGGCGGATGGCTCGTGGGGAATCGCGGGTCGCGCACACAGCAACGCGGATCTTGTCGAGGCGATCCAGGAAGCGGCGATCGGATAA
- a CDS encoding TetR/AcrR family transcriptional regulator: MRYSAEHKTETRKRIVDAASRLFRRDGYGGSGIDGLTKEAGVTNGAFYGHFKSKSEAFRTVVLAGMEQLRLTVADLRAGDGKRWLKTFIGLYLGPKRTCDIGESCALPSFSPEMVRADAETRDAYEAALRRLIEEVSAGLPDEAGAARDDKAIALLAMLSGGVTLARAVPDPALSKRIADAVERAALALTSAAPRKRG, from the coding sequence ATGCGTTACTCTGCCGAGCACAAGACCGAAACCCGCAAACGTATCGTCGATGCAGCGAGCCGCCTGTTCCGGCGCGACGGCTACGGCGGTTCCGGCATCGACGGCCTGACCAAAGAGGCGGGCGTGACCAACGGCGCGTTTTACGGGCACTTCAAGTCGAAGAGCGAGGCGTTCCGTACGGTGGTTCTGGCTGGCATGGAGCAATTGCGGCTCACCGTTGCCGACCTGAGGGCGGGCGATGGCAAACGCTGGCTCAAGACGTTCATCGGGCTCTATCTGGGCCCAAAGCGCACGTGCGACATCGGCGAGAGCTGCGCGCTGCCGAGCTTTTCGCCCGAGATGGTGCGCGCGGACGCCGAGACACGCGATGCCTATGAGGCGGCGTTGCGCCGCTTGATCGAGGAGGTCTCGGCGGGGCTGCCCGACGAAGCCGGCGCGGCGCGCGACGACAAGGCGATCGCGCTGCTTGCGATGTTGTCGGGCGGCGTCACGCTGGCGCGGGCGGTGCCGGATCCGGCGCTGTCGAAGCGGATCGCCGACGCCGTCGAGCGCGCGGCCCTCGCGCTGACTTCGGCGGCGCCGCGCAAGCGTGGCTGA
- a CDS encoding autotransporter domain-containing protein, whose protein sequence is MTFALPGLASAAAPPSVTSINPTSGPTGGGTSVTITGTSFTGASAVYFGGTAATSFTVVSATQIVAMSPAAAAGTVDITVTTTLGTSTTGPGDQFAYIAAPTAGAVNLTVAYGSQSNPVTLNLGGGAATSVAVASAASHGTATASGTSITYTPQSGYAGTDSFTYTASNDSGTSASATVVVTITPPTLSISPAGLTAPTVGTAYSQTIVAGGGYAPYTYSIVSGSLPAGLTLNASTGVLSGTPTAAGPASFMVAAKDSSTGTGPFTGTLNYAVTVNPSPLTLTPSTLPAGTYGTPYMQTLTASGGAAPYTYAVVAGTLPPGLLLTSSGVLIGTPTATGTANFTVQATASNALVGSQSYSLTINSIAPVAGAVTANVAYNSSGGNTIALNLSGGTAASVAVVAAPSHGTAVASGTSITYTPATGYSGPDSFTYTATNSGGTSAPATVTITVGAPTLSITPATLTAPTVGVAYSQTLTASGGNAPYTYSVAAGALPAGLSLNAATGVLSGTPAAAGTSSFTVAAKDSSTGTGAVTAQRAYTLTVNASTAVPAAPAVTVTTQSNAAVTIHATASASGGPFTAVAIASAPKTGTAVVNGLDIVYTPASTSSGEVGFTYTIANSAGVSAPIAVTVTVNAVPVALAQRQVSTSATQSVSVDITDGATGGPFMGAAIISVSPAAAGTASIVGGANGSVMARAAVASQSGALAVRFVPAAAFAGTATITYTLSNAIATSAPGVLLVTVAARPDPSTDPDVVGLIDAQVEAARRFANAQIANYSRRLERLHGTGHAPSSNDLSVALPGKAPSAGAQCEDAASPTLRDACVRANQALEASSSSSNDSGRPGHSGLAADGRDRAANAASDLAFWSAGSVDFGMNYAGNQRSGFRFTTPGVTAGMDYRISEHFSIGAGFGYGHDSSDIGSDGTKSTGDSYSFALYGSYRPQPSLFVDGIAGFGTLSFNSRRWDTGAGDFASGQRDGRQKFASLAAGYEHRSNTWLISPYGRIAYADATLDQYSESGAGIDSLTYFGQTVTTVSGALGLRAEYAQATRWGVLLPYARVEYQHDFNGQGTASLAYADLAGAGPAYFVSTVPSSQNRMQVEVGSRFQMRSITFGLDYSVMFGNNSFMQGVRLSVSAPW, encoded by the coding sequence ATGACGTTCGCACTGCCAGGACTCGCGTCGGCAGCGGCACCGCCCTCGGTCACGTCAATCAACCCGACCTCAGGGCCAACGGGCGGCGGCACCTCGGTGACCATCACCGGCACGAGTTTCACGGGTGCATCAGCCGTCTATTTTGGCGGGACGGCCGCGACTTCGTTTACCGTTGTTTCTGCGACGCAGATCGTCGCCATGTCGCCGGCCGCGGCCGCGGGCACGGTCGACATCACCGTGACCACGACGCTCGGCACAAGCACGACCGGCCCCGGTGACCAGTTCGCCTACATTGCCGCGCCCACCGCCGGCGCGGTCAACCTTACCGTCGCCTACGGCAGCCAGAGCAATCCGGTCACGCTGAATCTGGGCGGCGGCGCAGCGACCAGCGTCGCCGTGGCGAGCGCGGCAAGCCACGGCACGGCAACCGCAAGCGGAACGTCGATCACCTATACGCCGCAGAGCGGCTACGCGGGAACGGACTCGTTTACGTACACAGCGAGCAACGACAGCGGAACCTCGGCAAGCGCCACGGTGGTCGTTACAATTACGCCGCCCACGCTGTCGATCTCGCCGGCCGGGCTGACGGCGCCCACGGTGGGCACGGCCTACAGCCAGACGATCGTCGCTGGCGGCGGTTACGCGCCCTACACCTATTCGATCGTGTCCGGATCGCTGCCGGCCGGCTTGACGCTCAATGCGAGCACGGGCGTGCTGTCCGGCACGCCGACTGCCGCCGGCCCAGCGTCGTTCATGGTGGCGGCCAAGGACAGCAGTACGGGGACGGGTCCGTTTACGGGAACGCTGAACTACGCAGTGACCGTCAATCCATCCCCGCTGACGCTGACGCCATCCACGCTCCCCGCGGGGACTTACGGCACGCCTTACATGCAGACGCTGACGGCCAGCGGCGGCGCGGCGCCCTACACCTATGCGGTGGTCGCAGGCACGTTGCCGCCCGGACTGTTGTTGACTTCGAGCGGCGTGCTAATCGGCACGCCGACCGCCACGGGCACCGCCAATTTCACGGTGCAGGCGACCGCCAGCAACGCGCTGGTCGGCAGCCAGAGCTATTCGCTGACCATCAACAGCATCGCGCCGGTGGCAGGCGCGGTTACGGCGAATGTCGCGTACAACAGCAGCGGCGGCAATACCATTGCGCTGAATCTCTCGGGCGGCACGGCGGCCAGCGTGGCGGTCGTCGCCGCGCCGAGTCACGGGACTGCCGTCGCAAGCGGGACGTCGATCACCTATACGCCGGCAACCGGCTACAGCGGACCGGACTCGTTCACGTACACGGCGACCAACAGCGGCGGCACGTCGGCGCCCGCCACCGTGACCATCACGGTCGGCGCGCCGACGCTTTCGATCACGCCGGCCACGCTGACCGCGCCCACGGTGGGCGTCGCCTACAGCCAGACGCTGACGGCCAGCGGCGGCAACGCGCCCTATACGTACTCCGTCGCAGCGGGCGCACTGCCGGCGGGACTGAGCCTCAATGCCGCCACGGGCGTACTCTCGGGCACCCCGGCCGCGGCCGGCACGTCGTCGTTCACGGTCGCGGCGAAAGATAGCAGCACCGGCACCGGCGCCGTCACGGCGCAACGCGCCTACACGCTCACGGTCAATGCGTCGACGGCCGTGCCCGCCGCGCCCGCCGTCACGGTCACGACACAGTCGAATGCCGCCGTGACGATCCACGCGACAGCCAGTGCGAGCGGCGGCCCGTTCACGGCGGTGGCCATCGCCTCGGCACCGAAGACGGGGACGGCCGTCGTCAACGGACTCGACATCGTCTATACGCCCGCGAGCACCTCCTCGGGTGAAGTCGGCTTCACCTACACGATTGCGAATAGCGCGGGCGTTTCGGCCCCCATCGCCGTGACGGTGACGGTCAACGCCGTGCCGGTCGCGCTGGCCCAGCGCCAGGTCAGCACGTCCGCTACGCAGTCCGTCAGCGTCGACATCACCGACGGCGCGACGGGCGGCCCGTTCATGGGCGCGGCGATCATCTCGGTGAGCCCGGCGGCGGCAGGCACGGCAAGCATCGTCGGCGGCGCCAACGGCAGCGTCATGGCCAGGGCCGCCGTCGCGTCGCAATCCGGCGCGCTCGCCGTGAGGTTCGTACCGGCCGCGGCCTTCGCCGGCACCGCCACGATCACCTACACGCTGAGCAATGCGATCGCGACGTCGGCGCCTGGCGTTCTGCTCGTGACAGTCGCGGCGCGCCCCGATCCCTCGACCGATCCCGACGTGGTCGGCTTGATCGACGCCCAGGTCGAGGCCGCGCGCCGCTTCGCGAACGCGCAGATCGCGAACTACAGCCGGCGGCTCGAGCGTCTGCACGGAACGGGTCACGCGCCATCGAGCAACGATCTCTCGGTGGCGCTGCCAGGCAAGGCGCCCAGCGCGGGCGCGCAGTGCGAGGATGCCGCATCGCCGACCTTGCGCGACGCCTGTGTGCGAGCCAATCAGGCGCTCGAAGCGTCGTCGTCCAGTTCGAACGATTCGGGCCGCCCGGGCCACTCCGGGCTCGCGGCCGACGGACGAGACCGCGCCGCCAACGCTGCGTCCGACCTCGCATTCTGGAGTGCGGGCTCGGTCGACTTCGGCATGAACTACGCCGGCAATCAGCGCTCGGGCTTTCGCTTCACGACGCCGGGTGTCACCGCGGGCATGGACTACCGCATCTCCGAACACTTTTCGATTGGCGCGGGCTTCGGCTACGGCCACGATTCCAGCGACATCGGCAGCGACGGCACGAAGAGCACGGGCGACAGCTACAGCTTTGCGCTCTATGGGAGCTACCGGCCGCAGCCATCGCTCTTCGTCGACGGCATTGCCGGTTTCGGCACGCTCAGCTTCAACTCCCGCCGCTGGGACACGGGCGCCGGCGACTTCGCGAGCGGCCAGCGCGATGGCCGGCAGAAGTTCGCCTCGCTCGCGGCGGGATACGAGCACCGCAGCAACACGTGGCTGATTTCCCCCTACGGACGCATTGCCTACGCAGATGCAACGCTCGATCAGTACAGCGAAAGCGGTGCGGGTATCGATTCGCTCACGTATTTCGGGCAAACGGTCACGACCGTGTCGGGCGCGCTGGGACTGCGCGCCGAGTATGCTCAAGCGACGCGGTGGGGCGTGCTGCTGCCGTACGCACGTGTCGAGTATCAGCACGATTTCAACGGCCAGGGCACGGCGTCTCTCGCCTACGCGGACCTCGCTGGCGCGGGACCGGCTTACTTCGTCTCGACCGTGCCCTCCAGCCAGAACCGGATGCAGGTCGAAGTCGGCTCGAGATTCCAGATGCGCAGCATCACGTTCGGGCTCGACTACAGCGTCATGTTCGGCAACAACAGCTTCATGCAGGGCGTGAGGCTGTCTGTCTCGGCGCCATGGTGA
- a CDS encoding class I SAM-dependent methyltransferase, with the protein MPASQTAAPDSTAIRVALWRALHVQVDDAPYVLEDETGMQIAAPESNWRERPDMHPEGTRGYRASIVGRARFVEDLVAEQTAKGLAQQYAILGAGLDTFAQRRPEIASRLHVYEVDKPGTQAWKRQRLMELGFREQDWLRFVPVDFEAGETWWERLAAAGFDAASPAVIASTGVSMYLTREANLATLRQIAQLAPGSTLVMTFLLPLKLIDEPERSQHAAVYERARAAGTPFVSFFSPDEMLALAHEAGLRDARHVSTADLTARYFASRSDGLRPASGESILVGTV; encoded by the coding sequence ATGCCCGCCAGCCAGACCGCCGCTCCCGACAGCACCGCCATTCGCGTCGCGCTGTGGCGCGCGCTGCACGTCCAGGTCGACGACGCGCCCTATGTGCTCGAAGACGAAACCGGCATGCAGATCGCCGCGCCCGAATCGAACTGGCGCGAGCGGCCCGACATGCACCCTGAGGGCACGCGCGGGTATCGTGCTTCGATCGTCGGGCGCGCGCGCTTTGTCGAGGACCTCGTGGCCGAACAGACCGCAAAAGGTCTCGCGCAACAGTACGCGATTCTCGGAGCGGGACTCGACACGTTCGCGCAGCGTCGCCCCGAGATCGCCTCGCGCCTGCACGTGTACGAAGTGGACAAGCCGGGCACGCAAGCGTGGAAACGTCAGCGGCTCATGGAGCTAGGGTTTCGCGAGCAGGACTGGCTGCGTTTCGTGCCGGTGGATTTCGAAGCCGGCGAGACATGGTGGGAACGGCTCGCGGCGGCCGGGTTCGATGCAGCGAGCCCGGCGGTGATCGCGTCGACGGGCGTCTCGATGTATCTCACGCGCGAAGCGAACCTCGCGACGCTGCGGCAGATCGCGCAGCTCGCACCGGGCTCGACGCTCGTCATGACTTTCCTTTTGCCGCTCAAACTCATCGACGAGCCCGAGCGCTCGCAGCATGCCGCCGTGTATGAGCGTGCGAGGGCGGCGGGCACGCCGTTCGTGAGCTTCTTCTCCCCCGACGAGATGCTTGCGCTCGCACACGAGGCGGGCTTGCGCGACGCGCGCCATGTTTCGACCGCAGACCTCACTGCACGTTACTTCGCAAGCCGTAGCGATGGCTTGAGGCCGGCGAGCGGCGAGTCGATTCTCGTGGGGACGGTTTGA